One window from the genome of Penaeus monodon isolate SGIC_2016 chromosome 4, NSTDA_Pmon_1, whole genome shotgun sequence encodes:
- the LOC119571627 gene encoding acyl-CoA ligase lcsD-like translates to MVLFLTSNNSQGTALTSTSLSSAQVAPSEIEKIVREVEGVADVSVVGIPDGRLGEAPRAWVVPAPGASLDPAHIQQYVAGRVSAPYKQLAGGVELVNELPKNHLGKVLKRKLKMDFLKPRSKL, encoded by the exons ATGGTCCTTTTCCTGACCTCGAACAATTCCCAAGGCACAGCACTGACCTCGACGTCCCTCTCCTCCGCACAGGTGGCGCCGAGCGAGATCGAGAAGATCGTGCGGGAGGTGGAGGGCGTTGCTGATGTATCCGTGGTGGGCATTCCCGACGGCAGGCTGGGCGAGGCACCGAGGGCGTGGGTGGTACCAGCGCCCGGGGCCAGTCTTGATCCGGCTCACATTCAGCAGTATGTtgcag GCCGAGTCTCCGCGCCTTACAAGCAGCTGGCAGGAGGCGTGGAGTTGGTGAACGAACTCCCCAAGAATCACCTGGGAAAGGTTCTCAAAAGGAAGCTCAAAATGGACTTTCTCAAACCTCGCTCCAAACTATAA